In one Saimiri boliviensis isolate mSaiBol1 chromosome 3, mSaiBol1.pri, whole genome shotgun sequence genomic region, the following are encoded:
- the LOC141584037 gene encoding centrosomal protein of 44 kDa-like → MPAAPGSQLNLTYSWKRTIYAEVFSNRKSKVERPASIPLSSGYSTATSDSTPRTSTINYCGLNEISEETTIQKMERMKKMFEETAELLKCSNH, encoded by the exons ATGCCAGCTGCTCCTGGGTCGCAGCTTAATCTAACATACTCCTGGAAGCGCACTATCTATGCTGAAGTGTTTTCAA ACAGAAAAAGCAAAGTAGAGAGGCCAGCAAGTATTCCTCTGTCCTCTGGCTATAGTACAGCAACATCAGATTCAACTCCCAGAACCTCTACCATTAATTACTGTGGTTTGAATGAGATTTCAGAG gaaacaacaatccagaaaatggaaaggatgaaaaaaat GTTTGAAGAAACTGCAGAGTTACTGAAATGTTCAAATCACTAA